A genomic region of Pontibaca methylaminivorans contains the following coding sequences:
- a CDS encoding sensor histidine kinase → MQEGTFHLPPAEGPDLPGAGHGGMRGIRRAAGRARHSLVNSPLTRRIIIINLIALNVMVAGIFYLNATRESLVVQRAAALVAEAELIANVFEARMRQAPGPSALLADEGAVAASLASLSLRNGIEVFIFDDGRRLLGQTRGSRAGASLAVLGEQPARRTPVSNAIAFVWDGIAGLFTPASRRSSPTLDERLRTLVQRTLAQGTVIRTELDTAGGAVISATAPIRHGGAALGVVAVASPAGEIDALVHGERERVLQMFVVALAVSVGLSLVLSSTIANPLARLAEAAELGRERNLGGTGEGRVRIPDLSARADEIGRLSRALSGMVAALYNRIEGNEQFAADVAHEIKNPLASLQSAVGTLRRIQRADQRERLLEVIEHDVRRLDRLVSDISNASRLDAELVKEDQESFDLLQMLGNLNTHLAGTAALREIDYITDLPAGPIMLHGLEARLAQVFVNLITNAISFCEPGDAIRVWVRERQSRVLVVVEDTGPGIPEEALDMIFRRFYSQRPEQSFGDNSGLGLAISRQIVEAHGGVIWAENIRPTDADPTSEPLGARFVVGLPA, encoded by the coding sequence GTGCAGGAAGGCACATTCCATCTTCCGCCCGCGGAGGGGCCGGACCTGCCGGGTGCCGGCCATGGCGGGATGCGCGGCATCCGCCGGGCGGCGGGCCGTGCGCGCCACTCGCTGGTGAACTCTCCGCTGACGCGCCGGATCATCATCATCAACCTGATCGCGCTCAATGTGATGGTGGCGGGCATCTTCTATCTCAATGCCACGCGCGAAAGCCTCGTGGTGCAGCGCGCGGCGGCCCTGGTGGCCGAGGCAGAGCTTATCGCCAACGTGTTCGAGGCGCGGATGCGGCAGGCGCCCGGCCCGTCGGCCCTGCTTGCGGACGAAGGCGCCGTCGCGGCGTCGCTCGCATCGCTCAGCCTGCGCAACGGGATCGAGGTGTTCATCTTCGACGACGGGCGGCGGCTGCTCGGGCAGACCCGGGGCAGCCGGGCCGGCGCATCGCTGGCTGTGCTCGGCGAACAGCCGGCGCGGCGCACCCCGGTCAGCAACGCCATCGCCTTCGTCTGGGACGGGATCGCCGGGCTGTTCACCCCCGCCTCGCGCCGGTCGTCGCCCACGCTTGACGAGCGGCTGCGCACCCTGGTCCAGCGCACGCTGGCGCAGGGCACCGTGATCCGCACCGAACTCGACACGGCGGGCGGCGCGGTCATTTCGGCCACGGCGCCGATCCGTCACGGGGGCGCGGCGCTCGGCGTGGTTGCGGTCGCGAGCCCGGCGGGCGAAATCGACGCGCTCGTGCACGGGGAGCGTGAACGTGTGCTGCAGATGTTCGTGGTCGCGCTTGCGGTTTCGGTCGGGCTCAGCCTCGTGCTCTCCTCGACCATCGCCAATCCGCTCGCGCGGCTGGCGGAGGCCGCCGAACTCGGGCGCGAGCGCAACCTGGGCGGCACGGGCGAAGGGCGGGTCAGGATCCCCGACCTGAGCGCCCGTGCCGACGAGATCGGCCGGCTGAGCCGGGCCCTGAGCGGCATGGTCGCCGCGCTGTACAACCGGATCGAGGGGAACGAACAATTCGCCGCCGACGTCGCCCACGAGATCAAGAATCCGCTCGCCAGCCTGCAATCCGCGGTCGGCACCCTGCGCCGCATCCAGCGCGCCGACCAGCGCGAACGCCTGCTCGAGGTGATCGAACATGACGTGCGCCGGCTCGACCGGCTGGTGAGCGACATCTCCAACGCCTCGCGGCTGGATGCGGAACTGGTGAAGGAAGACCAGGAAAGTTTCGATCTGCTGCAGATGCTCGGCAACCTGAACACCCATCTGGCGGGAACCGCGGCCCTGCGCGAGATCGACTATATCACCGACCTGCCCGCCGGGCCGATCATGCTGCACGGGCTCGAGGCGCGTCTGGCGCAGGTCTTCGTCAACCTCATCACCAACGCGATTTCCTTCTGCGAACCGGGCGACGCGATCCGGGTCTGGGTGCGCGAACGCCAGAGCCGCGTGCTGGTGGTGGTCGAGGACACCGGCCCCGGCATCCCCGAAGAGGCGCTCGACATGATCTTTCGCCGTTTCTATTCCCAGCGCCCGGAGCAGAGCTTCGGCGACAATTCCGGGCTCGGGCTCGCCATCTCGCGCCAGATTGTCGAGGCGCATGGCGGGGTGATCTGGGCCGAGAACATCCGCCCGACCGACGCCGACCCGACCTCGGAACCGCTTGGCGCACGCTTCGTCGTCGGGTTGCCCGCATGA
- a CDS encoding response regulator transcription factor, which produces MSRIALVDDDRNILTSVSMTLEAEGFEVETYNDGQAAYDAFSRRMPDMAVLDIKMPRMDGMDLLQRLRQKTRMPVILLTSRDEEIDEVLGLRMGADDYVKKPFSQRLLVERIRALLRRQDVADQDGDSEEARVMVRGRLRMDPLRHAVAWDGRDVALTVTEFLLLQALAQRPGFVKSRDQLMDVAYDDQVYVDDRTIDSHIKRLRKKMRAVDGEFSAIETLYGIGYRYNET; this is translated from the coding sequence ATGTCGCGGATTGCGCTGGTTGACGATGACAGGAACATCCTGACATCGGTTTCGATGACGCTCGAGGCCGAGGGTTTCGAAGTCGAGACCTACAACGACGGGCAGGCCGCCTATGATGCCTTCAGCCGGCGCATGCCGGACATGGCCGTGCTCGACATCAAGATGCCGCGCATGGACGGGATGGATCTACTGCAGCGGCTGCGCCAGAAGACCCGGATGCCGGTGATCCTGCTGACCTCTCGCGACGAGGAAATCGACGAGGTTCTGGGGCTGCGCATGGGCGCGGACGATTACGTGAAGAAACCGTTTTCGCAGCGCCTTCTGGTCGAACGCATCCGCGCCCTGTTGCGCCGGCAGGACGTTGCGGACCAGGACGGCGACAGCGAAGAGGCGCGGGTGATGGTGCGCGGACGGTTGCGGATGGATCCGCTGCGCCATGCGGTCGCCTGGGACGGCCGCGACGTCGCGCTGACGGTCACGGAATTCCTGCTGCTTCAGGCGCTTGCCCAGCGCCCCGGCTTCGTGAAAAGCCGGGATCAGCTCATGGACGTGGCCTATGACGATCAGGTCTATGTGGATGACCGCACGATCGACAGCCACATCAAGCGCCTGCGAAAGAAGATGCGCGCGGTAGACGGGGAATTTTCGGCAATCGAAACGCTTTACGGCATCGGTTACAGATACAATGAAACCTGA
- a CDS encoding phosphoenolpyruvate carboxykinase, translated as MTSGRVNPQFRLEDQGIAGLGNVYYNLLEPALVEAALTHDEGTLGLGGALLVTTGKYTGRSPKDKHVVRTETTADTIWWDENAAMSPAGFDALHADMLEHMKGRDYFVQDLVGGADPAHSINVRMVTELAWHALFIRHLLRRPDGESLQDFVADFTIINCPSFLADPKRHDCRSETVIALNFDKKLVLIGGTEYAGENKKSVFTLLNYLLPEKGIMPMHCSANHAPGNPVDTAIFFGLSGTGKTTLSADPERILIGDDEHGWSDRGVFNFEGGCYAKTIHLSEDAEPEIYATTTKFGTVIENMIFDPDTLELDFEDDSLTANMRAAYPLEYISNASPVAMGGHPKNVIMLTCDAFGVLPPIARLTPAQAMYHFLSGFTSKVAGTERGVTAPEPTFSTCFGAPFMPRRPEVYGNLLRDKIAQHGATCWLVNTGWTGGAYGTGSRMPIHATRALLSAALDGTLAEREFRHDENFGFEVPLTAPDVPEVLLNPRRTWDRADSYDRQAARLIEMFAKNFEQYLPFIDDDVKAAAIG; from the coding sequence ATGACATCCGGACGGGTCAACCCGCAGTTCCGCCTTGAGGACCAGGGCATCGCGGGGCTGGGAAATGTCTACTACAACCTGCTTGAGCCGGCACTTGTCGAGGCGGCGCTGACACATGACGAAGGCACGCTCGGACTCGGGGGCGCGCTGCTGGTGACCACCGGCAAATACACCGGCCGCTCGCCCAAGGACAAGCATGTGGTCAGGACCGAGACCACCGCCGACACGATCTGGTGGGATGAAAACGCCGCCATGTCGCCGGCCGGTTTCGATGCGCTTCATGCCGACATGCTCGAACATATGAAGGGGCGCGACTATTTCGTGCAGGATCTGGTCGGGGGCGCCGATCCGGCGCATTCGATCAACGTGCGGATGGTCACCGAACTGGCCTGGCACGCACTGTTCATCCGCCACCTTCTGCGCCGCCCCGACGGAGAATCGCTGCAGGATTTCGTCGCCGATTTCACCATCATCAACTGCCCGAGTTTCCTGGCCGACCCGAAAAGGCACGACTGCCGCTCGGAGACGGTGATCGCGCTCAATTTCGACAAGAAACTCGTGCTGATCGGCGGCACCGAATATGCCGGCGAGAACAAGAAATCCGTGTTTACGCTGCTGAACTACCTGCTGCCGGAAAAGGGCATCATGCCGATGCACTGCTCGGCCAACCACGCGCCCGGCAATCCGGTCGACACGGCCATATTCTTCGGGCTTTCGGGCACCGGCAAGACCACGCTTTCCGCCGACCCGGAGCGGATCCTGATCGGCGACGACGAACACGGCTGGTCGGATCGCGGCGTGTTCAACTTCGAGGGCGGCTGCTATGCCAAGACCATCCACCTGAGCGAGGATGCCGAGCCCGAGATCTACGCGACCACGACCAAGTTCGGCACCGTGATCGAGAACATGATTTTCGATCCCGATACGCTCGAACTCGATTTCGAGGATGACAGCCTGACCGCGAACATGCGCGCGGCCTATCCGCTCGAATATATCTCGAACGCCTCGCCGGTCGCCATGGGCGGGCACCCCAAGAACGTGATCATGCTGACCTGCGACGCCTTCGGCGTGCTGCCGCCGATCGCGCGGCTGACCCCGGCGCAGGCGATGTATCACTTCCTGTCGGGGTTCACCTCCAAGGTGGCGGGAACCGAACGCGGCGTGACCGCGCCCGAGCCGACATTCTCCACCTGTTTCGGCGCCCCCTTCATGCCGCGCCGGCCCGAGGTCTACGGCAACCTGCTGCGCGACAAGATCGCCCAGCACGGCGCAACCTGCTGGCTGGTCAACACCGGCTGGACCGGGGGCGCCTATGGCACCGGGTCGCGCATGCCGATCCACGCCACCCGCGCCCTGCTGAGCGCGGCGCTCGACGGCACGCTGGCCGAGCGCGAGTTCCGCCACGACGAGAATTTCGGCTTCGAGGTTCCGCTTACGGCGCCGGACGTGCCCGAGGTGCTGCTGAACCCGCGCCGCACCTGGGATCGCGCCGATTCCTACGACCGCCAGGCGGCGCGGCTGATCGAGATGTTCGCGAAGAACTTCGAACAGTATCTGCCGTTCATCGACGACGACGTGAAGGCAGCGGCGATCGGCTGA
- a CDS encoding acyl-CoA dehydrogenase family protein, giving the protein MTDTATQPILPDLLKLTGASLEPVHRVFDLARERLRERVVKDGRVSGALVEANQAPAHGLAWLETYRQSLVQMQAWAEQLESEGRFGEIEQLLLQIAFGEYLSQIAGGILMSQNEIIRLHDLGITGEEARALMIDAVATLSVQGNSQDARTRLVVLMQEQSANATFGATGLDEELEMIRDQFRRYASEKVEPFAHDWHLKDELIPMEVITELAEMGVFGLTIPEQYGGLGLSKASMCVVSEELSRGYIGVGSLGTRSEIAAELIICGGTDAQKEKWLPLIASAEVLPTAVFTEPNTGSDLGSLRTRAVRDGDDYRITGNKTWITHAARAHVMALLARTDPDSSDHRGLSMFIAEKTPGTDETPFPTEGMTGGEIEVLGYRGMKEYEIGFDNFRVSGEGLLGGEENKGFKQLMETFESARIQTAARAIGVAQSALDVAMQYAIDRKQFGKSLIAFPRVSGKLAMMAVEIMVARQLTYFSARQKDRGERCDLEAGMAKLLGARVAWAAADNGLQIHGGNGFAQEYKISRILCDARILNIFEGAAEIQAQVIARRLLG; this is encoded by the coding sequence ATGACAGACACCGCAACCCAACCCATCCTGCCGGATCTGCTGAAACTGACCGGCGCCAGCCTCGAACCCGTGCACCGGGTTTTCGACCTGGCGCGCGAGCGGCTGCGCGAGCGGGTGGTGAAGGACGGGCGGGTTTCGGGGGCGCTGGTCGAGGCCAATCAGGCGCCTGCCCACGGGCTTGCCTGGCTCGAGACCTACCGCCAGAGCCTCGTGCAGATGCAGGCCTGGGCCGAGCAACTGGAAAGCGAGGGCCGCTTCGGCGAAATCGAGCAGCTTCTGCTGCAGATCGCCTTCGGCGAGTACCTCTCGCAGATCGCAGGCGGCATCCTGATGAGCCAGAACGAGATCATCCGCCTGCACGACCTCGGCATCACCGGCGAGGAGGCGCGCGCGCTGATGATCGATGCGGTCGCGACGCTTTCCGTGCAGGGCAACAGCCAGGACGCCAGGACGCGGCTTGTCGTGCTGATGCAGGAGCAGAGCGCGAACGCCACCTTCGGCGCGACGGGGCTCGACGAAGAACTCGAGATGATCCGCGACCAGTTCCGCCGCTATGCCAGCGAAAAGGTCGAACCCTTTGCCCATGACTGGCACCTCAAGGACGAACTGATCCCGATGGAGGTCATCACCGAACTGGCCGAAATGGGCGTGTTCGGTCTGACCATTCCGGAGCAATACGGCGGGCTCGGCCTGTCCAAGGCATCCATGTGCGTGGTGAGCGAGGAACTCTCGCGCGGTTATATCGGTGTCGGCAGCCTCGGCACCCGCAGCGAGATCGCGGCCGAGCTCATCATCTGCGGCGGCACCGATGCGCAGAAGGAAAAATGGCTGCCGCTCATCGCCAGCGCCGAAGTCCTGCCGACGGCCGTGTTCACCGAACCGAACACCGGATCCGACCTTGGCAGCCTGCGCACCCGGGCCGTGCGCGACGGCGACGACTATCGCATCACCGGCAACAAGACCTGGATCACCCATGCGGCCCGCGCCCATGTGATGGCGCTGCTCGCGCGCACCGATCCCGACAGCAGCGACCATCGCGGCCTGTCGATGTTCATCGCCGAAAAGACGCCCGGCACCGACGAGACCCCCTTCCCGACCGAGGGCATGACCGGGGGCGAGATCGAGGTGCTCGGCTACCGCGGCATGAAGGAATACGAGATCGGCTTCGACAATTTCCGCGTCAGCGGCGAGGGCCTGCTCGGCGGCGAGGAAAACAAGGGCTTCAAGCAGCTGATGGAGACCTTCGAATCGGCCCGCATCCAGACCGCGGCGCGGGCGATCGGGGTGGCCCAGTCGGCGCTGGACGTGGCGATGCAATATGCGATCGACCGCAAGCAGTTCGGCAAGTCGCTGATCGCCTTCCCGCGCGTGTCGGGCAAGCTGGCCATGATGGCGGTCGAAATCATGGTGGCGCGCCAGCTGACCTATTTCAGCGCCCGCCAGAAGGACCGGGGCGAACGCTGCGACCTCGAGGCCGGCATGGCCAAGCTGCTGGGTGCGCGCGTGGCCTGGGCCGCGGCGGACAACGGGCTGCAAATCCATGGCGGCAACGGTTTTGCGCAGGAATACAAGATTTCGCGCATCCTTTGCGACGCCCGCATTCTCAATATCTTCGAAGGCGCGGCCGAGATTCAGGCGCAGGTGATCGCGCGCCGCCTGCTCGGCTGA
- the recO gene encoding DNA repair protein RecO: MEWRDLGILLATRRHGEGSAVIDVFTAGHGRHAGLVRGGAGRRFAPLLQPGTQLDVTWRARLPAQLGTYRVEPMRSRAGLVMDSRLALAGLNAVTALLSFCLPERAAHERLYAESERLLDLLGQDDVWPLAYLRWELVLLEETGFGLDLARCAVTGASDDLAYVSPRSGRAVSRAGAGEWADRLLPLPDCLRGIGPAPDSEIAAGLRVTGHFLAQHLAPSQGDHPLPDARARFVEVFSRRL, from the coding sequence ATGGAATGGCGTGACCTGGGCATCTTGCTTGCCACGCGTCGGCACGGTGAGGGCAGCGCCGTCATCGACGTGTTCACCGCTGGCCATGGCCGCCATGCGGGGCTCGTGCGCGGCGGTGCGGGGCGGCGGTTCGCGCCGCTGCTGCAGCCCGGCACGCAGCTTGACGTCACCTGGCGGGCACGGCTCCCCGCCCAGCTCGGCACCTATCGGGTGGAGCCGATGCGCAGCCGCGCGGGGCTGGTGATGGACAGCCGGCTTGCGCTGGCCGGGCTCAATGCGGTGACGGCGCTGCTGTCCTTCTGCCTGCCGGAACGCGCGGCGCATGAACGGCTTTACGCGGAAAGCGAGCGGCTGCTTGATCTGCTCGGGCAGGATGACGTCTGGCCGCTTGCCTATCTGCGCTGGGAGCTTGTGCTGCTTGAGGAAACCGGCTTCGGGCTTGACCTTGCGCGCTGCGCGGTGACGGGGGCGAGCGACGACCTGGCCTATGTCTCGCCGCGCAGCGGGCGGGCGGTCTCGCGGGCCGGTGCGGGGGAATGGGCGGATCGCCTGCTGCCGCTGCCCGACTGCCTGCGCGGCATCGGCCCCGCGCCCGACAGCGAAATCGCTGCCGGGCTGCGGGTCACCGGGCATTTCCTTGCGCAGCATCTGGCGCCTTCGCAGGGCGACCATCCGCTGCCCGATGCGCGGGCGCGTTTTGTCGAGGTGTTCTCGCGCCGGCTGTGA
- a CDS encoding DUF1491 family protein, whose product MSAEPRLAAQFWVQAYLARLRLAHIPAYVVSHGDDTAGAVMVKSNTLDGQARLFQRGFDPASGSRCWDLLAEGGEGDIDGTIACQRAVDPDLWVIEVEDRKGRHLLDEPGLD is encoded by the coding sequence ATGAGCGCCGAGCCCCGTCTTGCGGCGCAGTTCTGGGTGCAGGCCTATCTTGCGCGGCTGCGCCTTGCCCATATCCCGGCCTATGTGGTGTCCCATGGTGACGACACCGCCGGGGCGGTGATGGTCAAGTCGAATACGCTTGACGGACAGGCGCGGCTTTTCCAGCGTGGGTTCGACCCGGCAAGCGGATCGCGCTGCTGGGATCTTCTGGCCGAGGGCGGCGAGGGCGACATCGACGGCACCATCGCCTGCCAGCGCGCGGTTGATCCCGATCTCTGGGTGATCGAGGTCGAGGACCGGAAGGGGCGCCACCTTCTGGACGAGCCGGGGCTCGACTAG
- the era gene encoding GTPase Era: protein MTTRSGFVALIGTTNAGKSTLLNRMVGAKVSIVTHKVQTTRARIRGIAIEGATQVVFVDTPGLFRPRRRLDRAMVAAAWGGAADADVIVLLVEAHRGVTEEVAQIVERLSEIAGGRQVALAINKIDRVRPEALLGLAEDLNARFPFVETFMISALKGSGVDRLRGWLADALPEGPWLYPEDQIADLPLRMIAAETTREKLTLRLHQELPYELTVETENWDERKDGSVRIDQVIYVKRDGHKGIVLGHRGETIKAVSRAAREEIAEFLGRKVHLFLQVKLRPNWLEEAERYSEMGLDFKDGA, encoded by the coding sequence ATGACCACACGTTCGGGATTCGTGGCCCTGATCGGGACCACCAACGCCGGGAAATCGACCCTGCTGAACCGCATGGTGGGCGCCAAGGTGTCGATCGTGACCCACAAGGTGCAGACCACCCGGGCGCGCATCCGGGGCATCGCCATCGAGGGCGCGACGCAGGTCGTGTTCGTCGATACGCCGGGGCTGTTCCGGCCGCGCCGGCGGCTTGACCGGGCCATGGTCGCCGCCGCCTGGGGCGGTGCGGCGGATGCGGATGTCATCGTGCTGCTGGTCGAGGCGCATCGCGGCGTGACCGAGGAGGTCGCACAGATCGTCGAGCGGCTCTCCGAGATCGCCGGGGGGCGGCAGGTCGCGCTTGCGATCAACAAGATCGACCGGGTGCGGCCCGAGGCCCTGCTGGGGCTTGCCGAGGATCTGAACGCGCGCTTCCCCTTTGTCGAGACCTTCATGATTTCGGCGCTGAAGGGCAGCGGGGTCGATCGTTTGCGCGGGTGGCTGGCCGACGCGCTGCCCGAAGGCCCCTGGCTTTATCCCGAGGACCAGATCGCCGACCTGCCGCTGCGCATGATCGCGGCCGAGACGACGCGCGAAAAGCTGACCCTGCGCCTGCATCAGGAGCTTCCCTACGAGCTTACGGTCGAGACCGAGAACTGGGACGAGCGCAAGGACGGCTCTGTGCGGATCGACCAGGTGATCTATGTGAAGCGGGACGGCCACAAGGGCATCGTGCTCGGGCACAGGGGCGAGACGATCAAGGCGGTGTCGCGCGCCGCCCGCGAGGAGATCGCCGAATTTCTCGGACGCAAGGTGCATCTGTTCCTGCAGGTCAAGCTGCGGCCGAACTGGCTTGAAGAGGCCGAGCGCTATTCCGAGATGGGGCTCGACTTCAAGGACGGCGCATGA
- the rnc gene encoding ribonuclease III, translating to MRLSAELESFEARLGYRFERPELLVRALTHGSVTTPARKDNQRLEFLGDRVLGLVMATALLEQDREAAEGQLAPRFNALVRKETCAEIAREIDLGMVLKLGRSEMLSGGRRKQALLGDAIEAVIAAVYRDGGFGAARDMILRLWGARIAEVDDDARDPKTALQEWAQARGLNPPAYVELSRSGPDHAPVFTIAARLEDGREAQASGGSKRRAEQDAAQELLTRIGQDI from the coding sequence GTGAGGCTTTCGGCGGAACTCGAATCCTTCGAGGCGCGGCTTGGCTACCGGTTCGAGCGGCCCGAGCTTCTGGTGCGGGCATTGACTCACGGTTCGGTGACGACGCCGGCGCGCAAGGACAACCAGCGGCTTGAATTTCTGGGCGACCGGGTGCTTGGGCTGGTGATGGCGACGGCGCTGCTCGAGCAGGACAGGGAGGCCGCCGAGGGGCAGCTTGCGCCGCGCTTCAACGCGCTCGTGCGCAAGGAGACCTGCGCTGAGATCGCGCGCGAGATCGACCTTGGCATGGTGCTGAAGCTCGGCCGCTCCGAGATGCTCTCGGGCGGGCGGCGCAAGCAGGCGCTGCTGGGCGACGCGATCGAGGCGGTGATTGCCGCCGTCTATCGCGACGGGGGCTTCGGCGCGGCGCGCGACATGATCCTGCGGCTCTGGGGCGCGCGCATTGCCGAGGTCGATGACGATGCCCGCGATCCCAAGACCGCGTTGCAGGAATGGGCGCAGGCGCGCGGGCTCAATCCCCCCGCCTATGTCGAGCTTTCCCGCAGCGGCCCGGATCACGCGCCGGTGTTCACCATTGCCGCGCGGCTCGAGGACGGGCGCGAGGCGCAGGCGAGCGGCGGCTCCAAGCGCCGGGCGGAACAGGATGCGGCGCAGGAACTGCTGACAAGGATCGGGCAGGACATATGA
- the lepB gene encoding signal peptidase I: protein MASSAKKGSALVETIKTIVYALLIAGVFRTLFFQPFWIPSGSMKETLLIGDFLFVNKMAYGYSYASCPSLMLPSLGIDIDAEDVCGFLKNDNKRLFGSEPERGDVVVFRHPVTGRDFIKRLIGLPGDRIRMKDGVLQINDQPVQLREAGIFEETYEAQGPQGSYPRCANGPVGEGGACLKERMIETLPGDTEHAILNIGNQSSDNTGVYVVPEGYYFFMGDNRDNSSDSRLPQSVGGVGFVPYENLVGRADRVMFSSAGRSMLFFWTWRPDRFFKRIE, encoded by the coding sequence ATGGCCAGCAGTGCGAAGAAGGGAAGCGCGCTCGTCGAGACGATCAAGACCATCGTCTATGCGTTGCTGATCGCGGGGGTGTTCCGCACGCTGTTCTTTCAGCCGTTCTGGATTCCGTCCGGTTCGATGAAGGAAACGCTGCTGATCGGCGATTTCCTGTTCGTCAACAAGATGGCCTATGGCTATTCCTATGCCTCCTGCCCGAGCCTGATGCTGCCGAGTCTCGGCATCGACATCGACGCCGAGGATGTCTGCGGATTCCTGAAGAACGACAACAAGCGCCTGTTCGGCAGCGAGCCCGAGCGCGGCGACGTGGTGGTGTTCCGCCACCCCGTCACCGGGCGTGATTTCATCAAGCGGCTGATCGGCCTGCCGGGCGACCGCATCCGGATGAAGGATGGCGTGCTGCAGATCAACGATCAGCCGGTCCAGTTGCGCGAAGCGGGCATCTTCGAGGAAACCTATGAGGCGCAGGGGCCGCAGGGAAGCTATCCGCGCTGCGCCAATGGCCCGGTCGGTGAAGGCGGGGCATGCCTCAAGGAGCGCATGATCGAGACCCTGCCCGGTGACACCGAACACGCGATCCTGAACATCGGCAACCAGAGTTCGGACAACACCGGCGTTTATGTGGTGCCCGAGGGTTATTATTTCTTCATGGGCGACAACCGCGACAATTCCAGCGACAGCCGCCTGCCGCAATCGGTCGGCGGCGTCGGTTTCGTGCCTTATGAAAACCTGGTCGGCCGGGCGGATCGGGTGATGTTTTCCTCGGCCGGGCGTTCGATGCTGTTCTTCTGGACCTGGCGGCCGGATCGCTTCTTCAAGAGGATCGAGTGA
- the acpS gene encoding holo-ACP synthase, which produces MILGIGTDLCNIERIGRTLDRFGDRFRDRVFTDVEQATAERRARAVETYAKRWAAKEACSKALGTGLRMGIAWKDMAVANINSGQPVMQVTGWAADRLAEMTPPGHEAIIHVTLTDDHPWAHAVVVIEARRPGETAPERGLTPAQPPRM; this is translated from the coding sequence TCCTCGGTATCGGCACGGATCTCTGCAATATCGAGCGGATCGGGCGCACGCTCGACCGGTTCGGGGATCGTTTCCGTGATCGTGTCTTCACCGACGTCGAACAGGCGACCGCCGAGCGGCGCGCCCGGGCGGTCGAGACCTATGCCAAGCGCTGGGCCGCGAAAGAGGCCTGCTCCAAGGCGCTGGGCACCGGGTTGCGCATGGGGATCGCCTGGAAGGACATGGCGGTGGCCAATATCAACAGCGGCCAGCCGGTGATGCAGGTGACCGGCTGGGCGGCGGACCGGCTGGCCGAAATGACTCCGCCGGGCCACGAGGCGATCATCCATGTCACCCTGACCGACGATCATCCCTGGGCCCATGCCGTCGTCGTGATCGAGGCGCGCAGGCCGGGCGAGACCGCCCCAGAGCGTGGCTTGACACCGGCGCAGCCGCCCCGCATGTAG